One candidate division WOR-3 bacterium DNA window includes the following coding sequences:
- a CDS encoding phage terminase large subunit family protein, with translation MRQPRIIWVLENYCVRGEPISFSEYRYMLDIYADEAQRIVVKKSAQCGGSEWLIAESLYLAGYLGLVVVYYFPHQSQANDFSWDRINRAILGSPGIKRLVKNIDNVKLKQVGDGSIYIRGADSMDNVVNVAADCILRDEEDLINPEVIPVMEERLGASAYKLVRVIGNPTIPNFGIDKLYIESDRRRWFLRCEHCNEWQYLVFPDNIDFQRRVVVCRKCRGEMDRSADGEWVAEYPSRDVHGYHISQLINPRVSVDEIIAKSQRKSESEIQAFYNFVLGEARVPQGQQFNEAMIMKCCEPQYVMPVQSDEATTAGVDVGKLFHIRVSRVENGKRRAVFIGATSSYADLEAILRRYRSLYVVIDAAPETRLAKDLAGKLVGRVYLAYFNDNQKELYVVKKVENYNVVMINRTQAMDVAYADFLECQNILPQNLPPDYVSHLLNATRRIEKDKYGNDKPVWVRAGDDHYFLAEVYDTIAKHIYLDVLSKVQKIKTKIIKPSIQIEKF, from the coding sequence ATGCGTCAGCCTCGTATAATTTGGGTGCTTGAGAATTATTGTGTTAGGGGAGAGCCGATATCTTTTTCTGAATATCGCTATATGTTGGACATATATGCGGATGAGGCGCAACGGATAGTGGTTAAGAAGTCGGCGCAGTGTGGTGGGTCGGAGTGGTTGATTGCTGAGAGTTTATATTTGGCTGGTTATTTGGGGTTAGTTGTGGTGTATTATTTTCCGCATCAGTCGCAGGCGAATGATTTTTCGTGGGACAGGATAAACAGGGCGATATTGGGTTCGCCGGGCATTAAGCGGTTGGTTAAGAACATTGACAATGTGAAGTTGAAGCAGGTTGGTGATGGTTCGATTTATATTCGTGGTGCTGATTCGATGGACAATGTGGTGAATGTGGCGGCGGATTGTATATTGCGGGATGAGGAGGATTTAATTAATCCAGAGGTGATACCAGTGATGGAGGAGCGGTTAGGTGCGTCGGCGTATAAGTTGGTGCGTGTGATAGGTAATCCGACGATTCCGAATTTTGGGATTGACAAGTTATACATAGAGAGTGATAGGCGGCGGTGGTTTTTGAGGTGTGAGCATTGTAATGAGTGGCAGTATTTAGTTTTTCCTGACAATATAGATTTTCAGAGGCGTGTTGTGGTGTGTAGGAAGTGTCGTGGAGAGATGGACAGGTCGGCGGATGGTGAGTGGGTTGCTGAGTATCCAAGTCGTGATGTGCATGGTTATCATATTAGTCAGCTTATTAATCCTCGTGTCAGTGTGGATGAGATAATAGCGAAGTCGCAGCGGAAGTCGGAGAGTGAGATACAGGCGTTTTACAATTTTGTTTTAGGTGAGGCGAGGGTGCCGCAGGGTCAGCAGTTTAATGAGGCGATGATAATGAAGTGTTGTGAGCCGCAGTATGTGATGCCGGTGCAGAGTGATGAGGCGACGACGGCGGGGGTAGATGTTGGCAAGTTATTTCACATTAGGGTATCGAGGGTTGAGAATGGTAAGCGTCGTGCGGTATTTATAGGTGCTACGTCGTCGTATGCTGATTTGGAGGCTATTTTGCGTCGTTATCGCTCGTTGTATGTTGTGATAGATGCGGCTCCTGAGACGAGGTTGGCGAAGGATTTGGCTGGTAAGTTAGTCGGGCGGGTTTATTTGGCTTATTTTAATGACAATCAGAAGGAGTTGTATGTTGTGAAGAAGGTTGAGAATTACAATGTTGTAATGATAAATCGCACGCAGGCGATGGATGTTGCTTATGCGGATTTTTTGGAGTGTCAAAACATTTTGCCGCAGAATTTACCGCCTGATTATGTAAGTCATTTATTAAATGCGACAAGGCGGATAGAGAAGGACAAATATGGCAATGATAAGCCTGTTTGGGTGCGGGCAGGCGACGACCATTACTTTTTAGCCGAGGTGTATGACACCATAGCCAAGCATATCTATTTGGATGTCTTGTCAAAGGTTCAGAAAATAAAAACTAAAATAATAAAGCCCAGCATACAAATTGAGAAGTTTTAG